The genomic interval GGGCCTCCTCCAGGCCGTCGATCGTGTCGTGATCGGTGATCGCCACACAGTAGAGTCCGGCCTCCCGGGCCCGTCGTACCAGCTCGGCCGGCGAAAGCCGGCCATCAGAACAGCTCGTGTGCAGGTGCAGATCTGCGCGGCGCAGATCGAACATACCGTTTCTCCGTCAGGTGCCCCTTTGCAACGTGCAAATTCCCCTTTAGTTTTAAGCCGGGCTGGATTTTTCCCGGCGGGCAGGCGTAGGAACGACGAACCAACCCGAAAACGCTATGAAGCAGCTGTGGAGTCCCTGGCGTTCGCAGCACATCGAACGTGTGGTCGAGCAGCCGCTCAGCCGGCCGGGCGAGCCCTCGCTGTTCGTGCGCCTGGCCGCCGAGAACCGCGATGAGGAAAACCTGATCCTCTGGCGCGGCCAGTATGTTTTTGTTATCATGAATCTGTATCCTTACAATAACGGCCACCTGATGATCGTGCCCTACCGTCAGGTGGCCGACTACGAAGCGCTGACGCCTGAGGAGCAGTGTGAAATGGCCCAGACCGTCGCCCGCTGCATTCGCTGGCTCAAGTATGCGTTGAAGCCCGACGGCTTCAACGTGGGCATGAACATCGGAAAAGTGGCCGGCGCCGGCATCCCGGACCACGTGCACCTGCACGTGGTGCCCCGCTGGGAAGGCGATACGAATTTCATGCCCACACTGGCCGAAACGAAGGTGATTCCCGAGGCGCTCCGCGACACCTACCGCAAGCTCCGGGCGGCCATCGAAGCGCTGGAGTCTGACCACGAGGCCCCTGCCACCACCTCCTGACCCGCATGTCGCTCCCCCCACAGGCTCCCTCCCCGAACGGCCGGGCGCCCTCGCCCTGGCGGGCCCGTCTGCTGGGTTCGGTGGCATTGAGCCTGGTGGTGCTGGGCGTCGTCACCTATTTTACGTTTGACTGGAAGGCCTTTGTCGAGGCGCTCAACGAGGTCAATCCGCTGCTGCTGACGCTGGGCATCGGGACGCTGGGTCTGCGCGTGCTCTTTGGCGCCTGGCGGCTGCACTACGTCTCACACCGGCACCTGACGCTCCGGGCGGCCGCCCGCTGCCAGCTCGTGTGGGACTTTTCGTCGAACGTGACGCCTTCGGCCATCGGCGGCGGCCCGTTCGCCGCGCTGTTCATCGCCCGGGATCAGCGCCTGCCCCTCGGCGAAGCCACTGCCATTCTGCTGTTCGCCATCCTGCTCGATCAGCTTTTCTTTGCCTTCACCATCGTGCTGATCCTCGTGGCCCTGCCTTTCATGCCCGTCCTGCCCTCGGCCATGGGCACGGTGGGCGGCGGCACGTTCGTGCTCTACCTGGGCCTCGGGCTGGGCTGGGTGGCCTTTTTCGCCTACACCACATTTTTCCGGCCGGAGCTGATCGAACGCCTGGCCCGACGTATCCTTCGCTTCCGACGGCTGCGTCGGTTCCGTGAGCGCGTCATCCAGGAGCTGCTCAGCCTGCAGGAACGCACGCAGCTCATCCGCTCCCAGCCGCCCGATTTCTTCCTAAAGGGCTTCCTGCTGACCACGGCGGCCTGGATCAGCCGTCATCTGCTGCTCGTTTTTCTGGTGTGGAGCGTCTATCCCGAGGCCGACGCCGTGCTTGTCTTCATGCGCACGCTGGCCATGACGCTGGGGTCGGTCGTGATGCCCACGCCGGGCGGCTCCGGTGGCGTCGAAGGGCTCTACGTGCTGTTCATCGGCCCGCTCATGCCCCGTCACTTCGTGGCGCCCACGCTGCTGCTCTGGCGCCTGCTCAGCTACTACGTGTTCATCGCGATCGGACTGTTCCTGACAGGCCAGCACATGCAGCGGAGCCTGCGTCGGCGTCGCCAGTTGCGTCCGGCACCGGAACCCGCCGAAGAGTCATGACGCCCGCCGAGCTCGAAGCACGCCTTGCCCGCATCGAGGCGTACGACCTGCGGGGGGTGCACCCGAACCTGCGGCTGGGCACGGCCAGCGACCGCTACGCGGGCTGGATCGGCCAGATCTATCCCGAGCACTACCGCCGCGAGATCAAAACGCGGCCGCGCCGCCTCGAAGGCCGCACCTTCGAAGAGCGCGTGCTGCCCGTGGCCTCGGTGCGCGACTACTTCGAGCACTTCGACGTGCTGGAGCTGGACTTCACCTTCTACCGCCCACTGCGTGAGGCGGACGGTCGCCCCACCGCTTCGCTTTTCACGCTGCAGCAGTACGCCACGCACGCCCCACCCGAGACCCGCTTTCTGCTCAAGGCCCCCCAGCAGTTCTTTGCGGCCACGCTGCGCCGCACGCAGGGCGGTCGCGTCATCTACGAGGAGAACCCGCATTACCTCGACGCCGAGGCCTGCCGCCGTCAGTTTCTCGAGCCGGCCCGCGAGGTGCTGGGCGAGCGCCTGCTGGGCGTGATCTTCGAACAGGAGTACCGACGCGTCGGCGAAAGCCCCGATCCGGAGGCCAACATTGCTGCGCTGGACGCTTTCTTCGACGCGCTGGACGGCGGTGTGCAGGCCCATCTGGAGCTGCGCTCGGCCCATCTGCTCACGCCGGCCTACTTCGACTGGCTGGCCGCACGCGGCCTGGGGTTCGTCTTTAGCCACTGGACCTGGCTGCCACCGATTCGCCGCCAGTGGCGCCTCTGCGGCGAACGCTTCACGGCGGCCGACCGCAACGTCGTCGTCCGCCTGCTCACCCCGCTGGAGATGACCTACGCCGAGGCGTACGCTCGCGCCTATCCCTTCGACCGACCCGTGCCCGAACTGGCCGGCACCCGCCAGGCCCGCGATATGGTGCTCGATGTTACCGCGCTCGTGTTTC from Rhodothermus marinus carries:
- a CDS encoding lysylphosphatidylglycerol synthase transmembrane domain-containing protein — encoded protein: MSLPPQAPSPNGRAPSPWRARLLGSVALSLVVLGVVTYFTFDWKAFVEALNEVNPLLLTLGIGTLGLRVLFGAWRLHYVSHRHLTLRAAARCQLVWDFSSNVTPSAIGGGPFAALFIARDQRLPLGEATAILLFAILLDQLFFAFTIVLILVALPFMPVLPSAMGTVGGGTFVLYLGLGLGWVAFFAYTTFFRPELIERLARRILRFRRLRRFRERVIQELLSLQERTQLIRSQPPDFFLKGFLLTTAAWISRHLLLVFLVWSVYPEADAVLVFMRTLAMTLGSVVMPTPGGSGGVEGLYVLFIGPLMPRHFVAPTLLLWRLLSYYVFIAIGLFLTGQHMQRSLRRRRQLRPAPEPAEES
- a CDS encoding DUF72 domain-containing protein; the protein is MTPAELEARLARIEAYDLRGVHPNLRLGTASDRYAGWIGQIYPEHYRREIKTRPRRLEGRTFEERVLPVASVRDYFEHFDVLELDFTFYRPLREADGRPTASLFTLQQYATHAPPETRFLLKAPQQFFAATLRRTQGGRVIYEENPHYLDAEACRRQFLEPAREVLGERLLGVIFEQEYRRVGESPDPEANIAALDAFFDALDGGVQAHLELRSAHLLTPAYFDWLAARGLGFVFSHWTWLPPIRRQWRLCGERFTAADRNVVVRLLTPLEMTYAEAYARAYPFDRPVPELAGTRQARDMVLDVTALVFRAAMEGAVVNVIANNRAWGNAPDLARAIARRVLEEVRRRSLRASD
- a CDS encoding HIT family protein, translating into MKQLWSPWRSQHIERVVEQPLSRPGEPSLFVRLAAENRDEENLILWRGQYVFVIMNLYPYNNGHLMIVPYRQVADYEALTPEEQCEMAQTVARCIRWLKYALKPDGFNVGMNIGKVAGAGIPDHVHLHVVPRWEGDTNFMPTLAETKVIPEALRDTYRKLRAAIEALESDHEAPATTS